A region of the Bacillus sp. NP247 genome:
GAAGAAAAACTAAAAGAGCTATTTTCATATCCAATCCATCTAGCTTTTCATCATACACATATGTATTTATTAGCGTTATTTACAGATGAGCTATTTATCAAGAAATGTGACCAAGATGATGAGGAACTTGCATGTTTAATTTGTTTAAGAAAAGGCGAGTTCTTATATTGGCTATCAGTTGGTGATTGCTTCGCGTATTTATTCCATTCAGAGAAAACGAAAAATGGAAAAGGTAGGCTAAATAAGCGTAAGAACTATGAATATATAGGAAGAAAAAATGTTTTTGCAGCGAATACACCTTGCTTTACATCAGGGATAAGGGGATTAGAAAAAGGTCAGAATCACATTGTAATGGCAACAGATGGTATTTTAGAATGTGATAAACGAAAGTTTGATGATGATCAATCTTTAGTAGAAATATTACACGACGGAACTTCTTTACAGATTGAGCCTGTATTAACAAATGTACTTCAGTGGAAAGGTAGAGATTGTGCCACTATTATTGGATGGTCCATCGATACTGAAAATAGACAATGTGCCAATTAATACATGAAGAGGAGTTCAAGGGTTTTGTCCTTGAACTCCTTTTTGTTAAGCAATATGAATGTGGTACGTTTTCAACCATTCATTTACTTGGAGCATGTACTCCATTGCACTTCTTGCTTCAAAATTGTTAATCTCTTTATTACTTTGATCAGCAATAGAAAGTAATGTGGAATAGTTAATAAGTGAGAAAACAGGATTGTTTTTATTGCTGCACATATCAAGCGTTAAATTGCGGATTGTTTGTAAATAGTGTGGATCTTGTGAAGTAGGGTAAGCGCTTTTTCTTCTATTTCGCACATCATCAGGTAAAGCAGGTTTCAGTGCTCTACGCAAAATACCTTTTTCAATATTATCAATACTTTTGATGTTAAAAGGTACGTTCCATAAATATTCAACTAGTCTATAATCGCAAAACGGTACACGAACTTCAAATCCTACAGCCATACTCATACGGTCTTTACGGTCGAGTAAGAACGGAAGGAATCGTGTTAAAAATAAATAAAACATTTGCCGTTGTTTCGCGGATTTTTTACTTTCACCTTCAAGAGTAGGTACTTCAAGAGCAGCCTCATGGAATCGTTTATTAATATAATGCTCAGGATTACATTGATTTGTTACGTCATTTAATAATAGAGAAGATGTATTTTTCCAGTTTGTTAACCACGGAAACTTATCTACATATAATAGTTCTTCTTGATGAAACCAAGGATATCCCCCGAATACTTCATCAGCAGATTCTCCAGATAAAGCTACGGTTGCATCTTTTTTCATTTCGCAAAATAGTAAATAAAGTGAAGTTTCCATTTCGCCAGCACTGGGTAAATCTTTCGCGTGAAGGGGAACGAATAAGTGATTTGCTAATTCTTCTGCATTAACAACAATGTCATGATGCGATGTCCCTACATGCTCAGAAACACGTTTTACCCAAGGAGCATCTAGACCAGTTCGAGCAAATGTCAGTTCGAAATCTTTGGCGCTATTTACAAAATCAACGGAATACGTATGAAGTGTTTTATTTTCAGCAGCAAATTCTTTCCCCGCTAGTGCAGTAATACCGCTAGAATCTAATCCTCCTGATAACATACAGACGAGAGGAACATCGGCAATTAATTGTCTTTTTACTGTATCTTGTAAAATAGATAAAATATGTGATGATGTATCTTCTGTAGAATCTGTATGAATCTTACTTTCTAAATTCCAATACTTTTGAACTACTTTTTTATCACGTGTGAATGTTATAGAATGTCCAGCACGAACTTCTTGAATATGTTTAAAGACGCCACATCCTGGAGTTCGAAATAAGCCTAATCCAAATATTTCATTTATTCCATCCGCATCAATTTCAGCAGGAACAGATGGATGAGCTAATAACGCTTTTATTTCAGATCCGAAAATAATACTGTCATTTCTTTCTGTATAAAAAAGTGGTTTTACACCTAAATGATCGCGTGCTAAAAATAATTGTTGCTTCTGATCATCCCATAAGGCGAAAGCGAAAATTCCGTTTAAATGTTGTACGCAGTCTTCTTTCCATTCTAAATAAGCATGTAGTAGCACTTCTGTGTCTGAGTGTGTTTCAAATGCATGCCCACATTTTTGAAGTTGCTCTCTCAGCTCACGAAAATTATAAATTTCTCCATTATAAGTAAGAGCATACGTATAATCACCGGCACGGAATGTTTTTGGCTGCGTCCCGCCTTCTGGGTCAATAACAATTAAACGCCGGTGTGCAAAGGCCGCGTGAGGTGAAAACCAAAATCCTTCAGTATCCGGACCGCGATGCTGAATACTATTCGCCATCTTTTCTAAAATAACATGTTCATTGGAAAGATCCTTTTTCCAATCTACCCAGCCTGTAATTCCACACATACACATCTCATCTCCTAATTTAAAATAATTAAAAGTAGATTAATAAAATAAAATGTACACTAAGTTAAAGAAAGACTACATAAATAGTGTACTACATGAATTAAATTGTAGACTTGAGAAATTTTTCTTTGAATGCACAGTTATATGAGACAATGGATAAGGGAAAGTATTCCATTGTATACAAAAAATAATAAAAAGATGAGAGAAAAATTTTTTCTGGACGTTATATAGGGTGTAAAAGCTTTTACAAAAAAATAAGGGGAATCGCTACATGAAATCAAATGAGAAAAATTATATAAAAAGATTACAGCGGCAAAAAGAAGATGCGCTAGAATTTGTTGTTGATACATATGTACCATTAATAAAAGGAATCACGCATAAAGTACTGCTGCCAATTCAAAATGATGGAATGATAGAGGAATGTATAAATGATATTTTCCTATCTGTTTGGAATAACGCAAATAAATTTCATGGAGAGCCGAGTGATTTTAAAAAATGGATTGCGGCGATTGCAAAGTTTAAGGCAATTGATTATTACCGGAAAGCGACTAGAAAAGTAGAAATCATTTCAGATGAGTTTCATATAAGTACGGAAAAATCGGTAGAAGATGAACTAATCGTTATGGAAGATAGAGAAGAATTATTGAATCTCATTAATCAATTAGAACCGTTAGATCAAAAGGTGTTCGTTATGAAATATCTCCTCGGTATGAAGACAGAGGAAATCGGGGACAAATTAGGGTTAACTCGAGCAGCGATAGATAATCGTGTGTATCGGGGGAAGAAGAAACTACAACAAGATGCTACGAATATTAGTTTTGGAGGTAGTGTAATATGAAAGACATTTATGAACTATTAAATGATATTGATATAGATGAAAAAGAACTTGAGGAACTTGAGACTTCTGAAATTGAAAAAGAAAAAGTGAAACGTAATTTAAAACGATCTATACGTACGAAGAAAAAGATGAAAACTTGGAAAAAAGGTGTCGCTGCTGCATCCATTTTAGTAGGATTATCAGTTGCAACACTCGGTATCGGATTTCCTACATATGCTGGAGGGTTGCCAATTGTAGGTGACATATTCCGCTTTTTAGATAACGGTAGAACAGGATTATATGAAAATTATAAAGAGTTTTCGACTGAGCTGAATATGACGAGAGAAAGTAATGGGGTTAAGGTTACAATTAATGATGTAATTTCTGATGGCAGAACAGTATCTATAACGTATTCACTAGAAAGTGAACAAGATTTAGGGAATGATCCTATCATATTAGGCGGATTGGATATAATGGACGCTCATGGTAGTTCAGGAAGTGGAAAAATGACTAAAGTTACTGAAAAAAAGTATGTAGGTATGGTAACAACGACGCATCATGATAGTAATAAAAAGGACAAAGTAAACTTTAGATGGAATATAGAGAGAATAGAAATGCCAGATAAGAAAAAATCAATACAAGGAAATTGGAATTTTGCGTTAACTGTAAAATCAGTGGATAGTAAAGAAAGAACAATTGGTGGGAGTTCGGAAAAAGAAGGTATAAAAGTAAATATGGAAAAGGTCGCAATGTCGCCGGTTTCATTTATTCTTTATTACAATCAAGAAGTTTCTAAGGGTGCGAGGAAAGAATGGGATAGTGTAGATGTTGAATTGGTGGTTAAGGATGATTTAGGGCATGATTATTCGGGTGAAGGAAATGGGGGAAGTGGCAAAGATCTTTACAATATTCGATGGAGTGCTACATTCCAAAAGTTAAACGAAAATGCCACAAAGCTTATCGTTACACCTCACGTGCACTTGCAAGTTCATACACCTGAAAATCATGGTGGAGTGGAGTATGTGAATGGGAAAGAGAAGAAAATAGAAGTGCCGAAAAAAGAAGCGAAGAGTAAAGATATAGTGTTAGATGATATTGTCATTGATTTAAAGAAATAAATAGAGAGACTGCCTTAAAAGAAGGCAGTCTCTTTTTGTTAAGAACTAGTAACGAGCAATGCATGCGGATGCTGCGTTTTATACTCATCTTTCCATGGAATGTTTAGTTGTTCCCACGTTTCACCGCTATCATTGGATTGAAATACGCCATTGTTATTTAAAGTGTAAAACGTATGTGGTTCTGCTTGATTTGTAGCAAACATCGAAATGACTGTACCGATTGCAGATGGTAGTCCTTGCTGTACTTGCTCGAAAGGAGTATCTTTCGTTTTTCGATATATATAAGATTCATAAGGAATGCGGTGATGAGCGAGATCGGCACTTGGCGCAGCAGAAACGAGAATTGTATCGCAATCAGCCGGATCGATAGCCATGCTGTATAAATAATGATGTTCAAGTCCTTCACTGCATGAAATCCAGCTGTTTCCACTGTTATAGCTTTCAAGGTATGCGCGATCAGGCCCGCCCATAAATCCGTCACCACATGATGCATAAAGGCGATTTGGGGCTTCAGGGTGCATGAGTAATTGATGCGCATCGATAGGAGCACCGAACTTTTTATCAATCCATGTATGCCCTCTATCATTACTTTGAATAACAGCACCAGCTTCAATTGAAACATGGATTGTATTTGGGTTGTTTGGATCAACTGTAATCCAGCGTACGTGATGGGTAAAAGGTCTAGGCGGGAAAGCCCACGTATAAGAAGATAATAATGATTTCATATTTTTAAGTTCAGTCCACGTTTCACCACCATTTTCTGAACGGAATAAAGCACTAGGTTCTGTTCCTACATAAACGACGCCATATCCGTTAACTTGTTCATTAGGACCTATCGTAATGGAAGTGATCGAAGAGTGTAAAATCCCATCTTCTTTAGGGAAATCAAAGTAATGATATGAATCCCCAATTGGTTTCCACGAATCTCCGCCATCGTCACTTAGCCATAAACCTCGTCCAAATGTACCGCAATATACACGATTCTTTTGGAAGGGATCAACTGCGATACAGGTAGGTTGCATATTTTGTAAGTGATATGCTGTTTCATAGTGACCGTCTTGTTTTTTTACTACAACAAGTTCACGCTCCATACAGAGAAATAGTCGTTTCAATTTTATAACCTCCTTAAAAATTCTTACATTAGTAAACAATATGAAAATAAAAAAGAAGTAGTCTTGTTTTTAGTTGAGAAAAAGGACTTGTTTGAAAAGTAGCGAAGTTTGTATACAGAGGAAGCGGGATAAAGGTCGGGAGTTTGTTTCATACTAACATACAGATATTGCACTTAAAGGGGCATTTGTATGGGACATTCACATGATCACGGTCATTCAAAAAATAAAAAGGCGTTACTAATTGCCTTCGTATTAACGACAAGCTTTATGATTGCTGAAGTTATTGGGGGATTTGTAACAAATAGCTTAGCACTATTATCTGACGCGGGGCATATGTTAAGTGACGCAGTATCCTTAGCTTTAAGTTTACTTGCGTTCAAGCTTGGAGAAAAAACAGCGACGGCTGCAAAAACATACGGGTATAAGCGAGTCGAAATGTTAGCGGCATTATGTAACGGTGTTGTTCTTATTGTCATTTCAATATACATTTTTATTGAAGCAATTCGTCGTTTTAAAGAACCAGTTGAGATTGCTAGTAATGGAATGCTCATTATTGCTGTACTTGGTCTGCTTATTAATATTTTATCAGCCTGGATATTAATGAGAGGCGGAGATGTGAAAGGTAATTTGAATTTAAGAAGTGCTTTCTTACACGTACTAGGCGATCTATTAGGGTCGGTTGGAGCGATTATTGCTGCGTTACTTATTAAATTTTTCGGATGGACTGCTGCAGATGCGATTGCTAGTATTCTTGTGTCTATTTTAGTCATTATTAGTGGGTGGCGTGTAACGCGTGATACAGTCCATATATTAATGGAAGGTGCACCGCAGCACATCGATATTGATGAAGTGAAAAATACATTGTTAACGATTGTGATTGTAAAAGAAGTTCATGATTTGCATATATGGTCTGTCACCTCGGATTTTCAAGTATTAACTTGTCACCTTATTATTAAAGGAAATGAAACACAAAGTGTATTAACAGAGGCAACAGATTTATTAAAAAGGGAGTTCCATGTAGAACATGTCACCATTCAAGTAGAAATTGAAGGTGAATTTAATCATAATGAGACAACTTGCAAAGTATGAAAGAAAAAGGATTAGAAAAAGTGTCATAACATTTTTCGCATGGCATACATATATATAATGTGGCCACAAATACTTTGTAAGGTAAATATTTCATAAGATTACTTTACTTATTAAGAATCATCTTTTATAATCAAAAGTGGTAATTGATAAAGATTATCATTTTCAATGATCGTAGAAAGGAGTTTTTTAAAAGATGAGTAGTCAACTCCGTTTTGCTGTTGAAAATCGTAAGAGGCATTTAATTGATGAGTTAATTGGAGCAGGGGTGTTTAAGATTCGCGACCGACAATTATACGAGCTGTCTTTAGAGGAATTGGAAAAAGAGTACGAAGATATTGAAGATTACGTAAATATTCAGGCATAGCATATAGATTATTAAAGAAGGAGCTGGTTACACTTTTGTGTAACCAGCTTTATTATTCTTTCATAGAAATCATTTTTTTAGGGTATCAAATGCATGTGAAAAAGAGATTGTTTTTGTTGGCAGGATATCAAGAAGAAACGTTTGTTGGAGATAAAAATAAATTAGCGAAGCTTTCAGGAGTATTTTCCTATATAGCCGGAGTTGTTACTATAATATTACCGTTTGGCTTAGAAAAAATAGGTGATGTAGTTGGTATCGTATATGCTATATTAGTTGTTTTGGGTACAATTATGTTTCTTATTGAAGCAAATCTGTTAAATAAGAGTACTACAAAATGAAAAAAGGCTTCATTCTACGGAAGCCTTTTTTCACTTTGTTATGAAGTATGAGTAAAAGCTGGAATAGGATCAACAAAGATATTCCAATCTTGTTTCATTTCTTTTTCTGTTAATGCCAATAAATACGAGCTCAGTTATTCGATCTCCATATCGTTTATCCCAGTTTTTTCATAACTAAATAAATTTGTGTTGTAGTAGGAATCATTTGGACAATCATCCAGTTAAATATAAATATAGTGAAGGAGAGAAAATTGATCTTTAATTGAATTTCAAAAGAATAAATTCTGCATATTTTTATGAAATATAATCATAATCGCGACGCCAAAAAAATAAAAATAAGAGTAATTTGGTTTGTTAAAAATATGTGTATAAGGAGATATGAGATGAACTGGGTTACTCATAAACCATCGTTTGAATTTGATAATTTTAGCCATATTATTCGGTCGCAATCTGCTTGGAGTGGGCATTTGGATTTCGCATATGATTTAGTACGATTTGAAAAACCAGGAACTTTAGTTGAGCTAGGCACACATTTAGGTGCTTCCTTTTTTAGTTTTTGTCAGGGGGTAAAAGACGGAGGGTTGTCAACTAAGTGTTTTGCTGTAGATACTTGGGCTGGAGATGAGCATACAGGTCCATATGGAGAAGGGATTTTTCATATAGTAGAAAAAGTTGTGAATATTAGTTACCCTAATATAGGAAATCTAATTCGGTCTACTTTTGATGAGGCTCTGGATCAGTTTCAAGATGAAACGATAAATCTTTTGCATATTGATGGCTATCATACGTATGAAGCTGTTTCTCATGATTATAAAACATGGTTACCTAAAGTTGCGAAAAACGGTATTGTATTATTTCATGATATCGAAGTTAAAAACGGTGATTTCGGTGTGTATAAGTTTTGGGATGAGGTCAAGGTGAAACACCCTCATTTTCAGTTTGGGCATTCATATGGACTCGGAGTTTTATTTCCGAAAGGTTGTAGCGATAAATTTTCGGAAATACTTAAAAATAAAGAAGAGATACAAAATATGTATAAATAAAAGAGGGGCATGCATCGATGAAATGATGTATGCTCTTCTTTTTTTAGAAAGAGAGTTTTAGGAAACATTAAAAAGGTTAGGATTATTTTATTATAAATAAAAATACGATATTTTTTATATTTTCCATTGCGAAAAGTAGCATCTACTTTTACAATAGAAAGGGTTGTGCATATATTATACTGGAAAAATAAATCGAAATAATATGAAAATTTTGTTTTGTCTTCGCTCATTGTATACTACATACATGTAAGACGACACACATCATGTTATCGACTTGTAAGGAGAGAAAAAAATGAAAAGTGTAAGATTACCATCGATGCCAGAAATTATCGTTCTTTTAATGCTATTTCTTGCTGTCGTCTTTTCCTTCCAAACGATTTTTGATCTCCCAATTCAATTAGCGCTTTTTATTTCATGGTTTTTAGTTATTGCGCTTGGATTAAGGTTAGGATTTCGTTATCAAGAATTGCAAGATGCAATTACGAAAGGGATTTCTAATGGATTAGAAGCAATTCTTATTTTAGTTGCAGTTGGGGCTTTAATTGGAACATGGATTGCTGGTGGGGTTGTACCTACATTAATTTATTATGGATTAGAATTCATTCACCCTAGCATATTTTTATTGGCAACTTTAATTATTTGTTCAATAACTTCTATCGCGACAGGAACATCATGGGGAACAGTTGGAACAGCTGGTATTGCTATGATGGCGATTGGTGAAGGGCTAGGATTACCACTTCCGCTTGTTGCTGGTGCAGTCCTTTCAGGAGCTTATTTCGGGGACAAGTTATCACCACTTTCTGATAGCACAGTTCTTGCAGCCTCTATGGCGAAAGTAGATGTTATTGCTCACGTTCGGGCTATGCTCGTATTAGACGTTCCTGCTTATATTATTACCAGCATTATGTTTACTGTTGCTGGATGGATGTACGGCGGGGACAATGTAGACTTGAATAGAGTAGAGTTTTTAAAAGAATCTTTATTAAAGCACTTTGATATTAAAATATGGATGCTTGTTCCAGCGGTCATTGTTATTGTGCTATTGGCGATGAAGAAACCGTCTATGCCAACAATTGCTATGGGAGCTTTAATTGGTGCAATTTGGGCAACTCTTTTCCAAGGAATGAACTTTGGAGAGGCGATTGGAACAGCATATAACGGATTCTCAATTCAATCTGGTGTTGAGTTTGTCGATAAGTTATTAAACCGTGGTGGAATTAACGGTATGCTCGGTTCAGTAGCCGTTATTATTTTCGGCTTAGGTTTTGGTGGACTACTTGAAAAGTTAGGTGTTCTTAAAGTAATCGTATCAAAATTTGAGAAGAAATTAAATTCTGCAGGTAATGTAACATTGTCTACATTAATTGTTGCGTTTTTAGCAAATATATTTGGTTGTGCGATGTACGTATCACTTATTTTAACACCAAAAATTATGGAAGATAGCTATGATAAATTAAAAATAGACCGCCGCGTATTAGCACGTAACTCAGAAGTAGGTGGAACGTTAACTTCTGGTATGGTTCCGTGGTCTGATAATGGTATTTTTATGGCTGGTATTTTAGGTGTGGCAACGTTATCATACGTTCCGTTTATGTGGTTAAGCTTCGTATCACTCATTTTAGCAGTTATTTACGGATATACGGGCAAGTTCATTTGGTATGTAGATGACGCTGAAAAAGGAAAGCAAGCATCATAAAAAATACCTTCTGCGATAGCGGAAGGTATTTTTTTATACATACAAGTGAGAATTCTTATCATTTGAATGAAAGTCTGTTAAAATGAGAAATGTAGGTATTTTATTTTCAAGGGGATGAAAAAATGGAGTACAGAATTGAAAGAGATACATTAGGAGAAATGAAAGTTCCAGCTGATAAATTATGGGCAGCACAAACACAGCGTAGTAAGGAAAATTTCCCGATTGGAACAGAGCATATGCCGCTTGAAATTGTAAAAGCATTTGCGATTTTAAAGAAGAGTGCAGCGATTAGCAATCAAAAATTAGGGAAGTTATCAGAAGAAAAAGCACAAGCGATTGTGGAAGCTGCTGATGAAGTTATCGCTGAAAAATGGAATGAACATTTTCCACTTGTCGTATGGCAAACAGGTAGTGGTACACAATCGAATATGAATGTAAATGAAGTAATTGCAAACCGCGGTAATCAAATTTTGAAAGAAAAGGGATCTGACGTACATATTCATCCGAATGATGACGTGAACATGTCTCAAAGTTCAAATGATACATTCCCAACAGCACTTCATGTAGCGTGTGTAATTGCGGTAGAAAATCATGTATTGCCAGCTATTACGAAATTAAAAGAAACATTAGCAGAAAAAGTAACTGCATTTGAACATATTATTAAAATCGGTCGTACACATTTACAAGATGCAACACCTTTAACGTTAGGACAAGAAATTAGCGGATGGCACCGTATGCTTGAAAAAACAGAGCGTATGATTGCAGATAGCAATACATATATGAAAGAATTAGCAATTGGTGGTACTGCAGTTGGAACTGGAATTAATGCACACCCTAAATTTGGTGAGATGGTAGCAGAAGAAATTAGTCTGTTTACAGGTAAACAATTTGTTTCTGCACCAAATAAATTCCATGCGTTAACGAGTCATGATGAAGTTGTATTTGCACACGGAGCATTAAAAGCATTAGCTGCGGATTTAATGAAGATTGCTAACGATGTGCGCTGGCTTGCAAGTGGTCCGCGTAGTGGTCTTGGGGAAATTATTATTCCTGCAAATGAACCAGGAAGCTCTATTATGCCAGGTAAAGTGAATCCAACGCAAAGTGAAGCATTAACAATGGTTGTAGCACAAGTTATGGGGAATGACACAACAATCGGATTTGCTGCGAGCCAAGGTAATTTTGAGCTAAACGTATTCAAACCAGTTATTGCTTACAACTTCCTGCAATCTGCTCACTTATTAGCTGATGCAACTGTTTCATTTAATGATAAATGTGCAGTCGGTATTGAAGCAGATGAAGAAGTAATTAATGAAAATGTAAATCGTTCATTAATGCTTGTAACAGCGCTAAACCCACATATCGGGTATGAAAATGCCGCGGAAATTGCGAAGCATGCTCATAAGGATGGATTAACTTTAAAAGAAGCAGCACTGCAATCAGGATTACTAACAGAAGAGCAATTTGATGAAATTGTAGACCCGAAAAAAATGATTGCTCCGAAAGAGTAATAGAAGAAACCAAGGTTCTTAGTATAGAATCTTGGCTTTTTTTGTATATTCATTTTTATGCTTCCTCCACTTGTACTATTGCAAGCTTCAAAAGATATTATTTGTTAGCAGACGTATTCATTACTTTCATATGTGGGCAGTTCTCTTTTAAGAGTAAAATGAATTTTTCTTCTTCTTGTGGTACGAAAGTTGTCACTGAGTCAAATAAATTATAATCAATTTCTAATTGCTGCCTAGTCCATTTTTCTGAACGGAGTGTTTTGCCAGAGTATTTAATGTGACGAATATCTTCAAATGGAATTTCAGTACGTAGTATGAAACCGTTTTTTATTATGAGAGAAGATTCCGTTATGTTGTAGTGAGAGAAATAGAATGAAGAAAGATTCACGATATTTAACAGCATCATAAGAGTGAAAAAAATAGAATTTTCATTTTGGAAGAATAGCGAAATGAAAAAAATAATTATAAATAATGTAATGAAAATGACATGAAATGGATTTTTTTTCGCTTTAAACTTCAAGTTAGTCACCTCGTTATACGTGTTCATTAACTAAATTAAATCATAACATCGCAATAAAACGTGGTAATATGCAGAATTGCATATTCTTTCGGTTTATTATTCGTGTAAAATTTTTTGATAGGATAAATTTAAATGAAGTTTTTAGTAGTGGAGTGGCATAAAGTGACTAACAAGAATAGAAGTGTAGTGCTAGTCATAATTAGTTGTATGATGATTATGAGTGGCTGCTCAAATAGATTCGTTGAGGATGGAAAGCGAAAACATGTACTTGTACAAGTGAGTAAAGTTTTAGTGGAAGTTGTTTATAAAATATATAAAAGGTAAAAAGGTGTTTCTATATGTGGAGACACCTTTTTTGTAGTTAAAATTGAATGCTGAAGTTTTGGAATGAGTGAATGCCGGTTCTATGTTGAACGAGGTTGTTATCACTTAAATATTGAATAGCGTATTTTATTTCTTTCAATATAGTAGGAGAAAGACCAAGTGTATGATGTGAACCGTAAACCAAGGGTCTTGAAGAATAATCATGCTCTATTTCACATCCTATAGTAATTAATTTATATAAACACATTCGCTTTTCGTTGTTTTAAGTCCTTTTTAGGATTTGTTAATAGATGTTTTAATTAAAGTTTATAAAATAGGCAAACGAAACGTTGAAATGTTTACTTTTTATATGTTAAGATGATGTAGTGATAATAAACGTTATTGTAATTTGTTTGTTTTTTAAGTAAACCTTTTAAAGGAGTGTTTAGTATGAGTGATATTTCAGAGAAGTTTTGGGATGCGTCGGTAGAGGAATTAAAGAAAGGGTATGTATTTGACGAGACAGCAGAGGAGTATATTTGTTTAGCTTGTGGAGAAACGTTTATTAAAGGGGTTATTTATCAAGAAAATCAAGTTTTGTATGAAGCAGAGAAGTTTGTACAGTTGCATATTCAAAATGAGCATACGTCTATGTTTGATTATTTATTAAATCTTGATAAGAAGTTTACAGGTTTAACTGATTTGCAAAAGAAAATGGTTCAGTTTTTCCATATGGGACTTAACGATAAAGAGATTGTAAAAGAAATGGATGGCGGGAGCACGTCGACGATTCGCAATCATCGATTTACATTACGAGAGAAAATGAAGCAAGCGAAAGTATTTTTAGCGTTAATGGAATTGTCAGAGGAAAAATCAAAAGTTCAAACTAAATTTGTACCGATTCATAGAACAGCTACGATGGTGGATGATCGATACAATATTACAGAGGAAGAAAATGCTGAAGTTTTAACAGCGCATTTTACAGAAGGTTTGGATGGACCGCTTTCTAAATTTCCGAAAAAGCAAAAGCGTAAATTAATTATATTGCGTCATTTAGTGAAGAAATTTGATAGCAATGAAAAGTATACGGAA
Encoded here:
- a CDS encoding protein phosphatase 2C domain-containing protein → MCKGIHLARERMIAVNTFKWISHEKMYVDQIHVEKCGPLSVGVYGGNQESDAYERGDAVLAWWDPKLEFEFVMIFDTHHKTKNIHYIIEAISEREEKLKELFSYPIHLAFHHTHMYLLALFTDELFIKKCDQDDEELACLICLRKGEFLYWLSVGDCFAYLFHSEKTKNGKGRLNKRKNYEYIGRKNVFAANTPCFTSGIRGLEKGQNHIVMATDGILECDKRKFDDDQSLVEILHDGTSLQIEPVLTNVLQWKGRDCATIIGWSIDTENRQCAN
- the asnB gene encoding asparagine synthase (glutamine-hydrolyzing) yields the protein MCGITGWVDWKKDLSNEHVILEKMANSIQHRGPDTEGFWFSPHAAFAHRRLIVIDPEGGTQPKTFRAGDYTYALTYNGEIYNFRELREQLQKCGHAFETHSDTEVLLHAYLEWKEDCVQHLNGIFAFALWDDQKQQLFLARDHLGVKPLFYTERNDSIIFGSEIKALLAHPSVPAEIDADGINEIFGLGLFRTPGCGVFKHIQEVRAGHSITFTRDKKVVQKYWNLESKIHTDSTEDTSSHILSILQDTVKRQLIADVPLVCMLSGGLDSSGITALAGKEFAAENKTLHTYSVDFVNSAKDFELTFARTGLDAPWVKRVSEHVGTSHHDIVVNAEELANHLFVPLHAKDLPSAGEMETSLYLLFCEMKKDATVALSGESADEVFGGYPWFHQEELLYVDKFPWLTNWKNTSSLLLNDVTNQCNPEHYINKRFHEAALEVPTLEGESKKSAKQRQMFYLFLTRFLPFLLDRKDRMSMAVGFEVRVPFCDYRLVEYLWNVPFNIKSIDNIEKGILRRALKPALPDDVRNRRKSAYPTSQDPHYLQTIRNLTLDMCSNKNNPVFSLINYSTLLSIADQSNKEINNFEARSAMEYMLQVNEWLKTYHIHIA
- a CDS encoding sigma-70 family RNA polymerase sigma factor — translated: MKSNEKNYIKRLQRQKEDALEFVVDTYVPLIKGITHKVLLPIQNDGMIEECINDIFLSVWNNANKFHGEPSDFKKWIAAIAKFKAIDYYRKATRKVEIISDEFHISTEKSVEDELIVMEDREELLNLINQLEPLDQKVFVMKYLLGMKTEEIGDKLGLTRAAIDNRVYRGKKKLQQDATNISFGGSVI
- a CDS encoding DUF4179 domain-containing protein, whose amino-acid sequence is MKDIYELLNDIDIDEKELEELETSEIEKEKVKRNLKRSIRTKKKMKTWKKGVAAASILVGLSVATLGIGFPTYAGGLPIVGDIFRFLDNGRTGLYENYKEFSTELNMTRESNGVKVTINDVISDGRTVSITYSLESEQDLGNDPIILGGLDIMDAHGSSGSGKMTKVTEKKYVGMVTTTHHDSNKKDKVNFRWNIERIEMPDKKKSIQGNWNFALTVKSVDSKERTIGGSSEKEGIKVNMEKVAMSPVSFILYYNQEVSKGARKEWDSVDVELVVKDDLGHDYSGEGNGGSGKDLYNIRWSATFQKLNENATKLIVTPHVHLQVHTPENHGGVEYVNGKEKKIEVPKKEAKSKDIVLDDIVIDLKK
- a CDS encoding sialidase family protein, producing the protein MKRLFLCMERELVVVKKQDGHYETAYHLQNMQPTCIAVDPFQKNRVYCGTFGRGLWLSDDGGDSWKPIGDSYHYFDFPKEDGILHSSITSITIGPNEQVNGYGVVYVGTEPSALFRSENGGETWTELKNMKSLLSSYTWAFPPRPFTHHVRWITVDPNNPNTIHVSIEAGAVIQSNDRGHTWIDKKFGAPIDAHQLLMHPEAPNRLYASCGDGFMGGPDRAYLESYNSGNSWISCSEGLEHHYLYSMAIDPADCDTILVSAAPSADLAHHRIPYESYIYRKTKDTPFEQVQQGLPSAIGTVISMFATNQAEPHTFYTLNNNGVFQSNDSGETWEQLNIPWKDEYKTQHPHALLVTSS
- a CDS encoding cation diffusion facilitator family transporter; translated protein: MGHSHDHGHSKNKKALLIAFVLTTSFMIAEVIGGFVTNSLALLSDAGHMLSDAVSLALSLLAFKLGEKTATAAKTYGYKRVEMLAALCNGVVLIVISIYIFIEAIRRFKEPVEIASNGMLIIAVLGLLINILSAWILMRGGDVKGNLNLRSAFLHVLGDLLGSVGAIIAALLIKFFGWTAADAIASILVSILVIISGWRVTRDTVHILMEGAPQHIDIDEVKNTLLTIVIVKEVHDLHIWSVTSDFQVLTCHLIIKGNETQSVLTEATDLLKREFHVEHVTIQVEIEGEFNHNETTCKV
- the fbpA gene encoding Fur-regulated basic protein FbpA, whose product is MSSQLRFAVENRKRHLIDELIGAGVFKIRDRQLYELSLEELEKEYEDIEDYVNIQA